The Musa acuminata AAA Group cultivar baxijiao chromosome BXJ3-6, Cavendish_Baxijiao_AAA, whole genome shotgun sequence region TATAAACCGAAAAGTTCGTGGCAACCacgatttttttttacaaaggttTCTTCTCTTCCTATTTTGTTGACTTAAACCACAGGCTTTCTAAGAAGTGTACAACCCCAACACTATCCAAGTTTGATCTTGTAATGTTGACGAGTCATTTTGTCTATCAAATTCTTAATCTTTCTTCTTTCAATTTTTGAACATTAgcataatatcatcaaagaaTTAATAATCAAGCAACCTATTTTGGCTTACATGGTTTCCTTAAATGAGTTCATGAGATGCTAAACAAATATAAGACAACAACATGATGCAGAAATCCACAAACAAGCACAATATAACTGCAATTTGTGTCCTGCTATACTAAATAAATCTTAAACAGTATACCAAAACAGTAAAGAAACAGAACTTGATTACCCATTCTGATGTCTAAAATTTGTCATTTTTTGGTTTACTTGATATGATGGATGACAAAAAGGGCATGCATAAGATACAAAAAAAGGGGAATAATGCTTAATGAAAAAACTCTGAAAAAAAGAGATCAGTTTGCTTACTAAGCATCAGTCTCTCTGTTTTTGCTTGTATCCTGACAGCTCCTGTTTCTTCTACCTACGCCATGGTTACTCCTTGCTGCATTGTTAGCTGAGGCTTTGGACATTTCTTGAGTCACCACTGAGCCCACCACCATGTCTTTGCCAGTGGAAAGGCAAGATTTTGCAGTCTCAATCTTTCCGGGCGAAGAACTTACACGCTTATTACTGCTGCAACAGATGTTGGTAGCATCGCCACATTTATTCCCAGTTAAGGTGTCGATCGATGCACTGTCGATCAGCTCCATATTCCCAAATTTTTCTTCATCACCATAATTGGCTTTAGCTTCAGCTGCATCATGCAGACTCTTATCGGCTGCTATGCCATCGACATCGTCATGTTCTGAGCATCCATCCTTTTCGGCTAGAGAAACACGACCTCGATCAAGATTACATAGATCAACATCAGGTTCATCCATTGAACCGTTCATTTCAGCTAAGAGAGAATTATTCTGAATGAGATCGCACAAGTCAGAATCCAATCCTCCCTTCCCCAGTCCATAAGCCCGAGACAGATCAACCCACACGGATTCCATTGAATTAACTTGATGTCGCGTCACGTAATCTCTGAGCTCGATTCGAAGCCTATGTAACGGCTGACAAGGGGAACAGATGGGATCTTTGATATAGAAGCAAATAAAGCGAAGGTTTCGAGATCATTGGGGAAAGCGACATCGAACCTGGGCATGGCATTCCAACGCGAGGCGGAAGAAAGCGGCGGAAACAAAGTGCTTCCCTGTGGACTCCGCCAACCTTATCTGCGCGAGCCAGTACGTCGACGACTCGAGCTGGTCGAGCTTGCACTTGCTGCAATTCAGGGCACTGAGGTACGGCGTGCCTGCCACGGTGGGCTTGGTCGAAGACGTTGGTGTGCCGACCGCCTCTTGGTGTTCATCTTTTCTGCTGGTTTTGGTGACTGCTGCTGTCTTTGTTTCTTGAATACAGACTGCGCGTATCTTTCTAGTACCAGTTGGtagttgtggtggtggtggtggcgctgCTGCGAGAACTTTCCGGGGCTTGGCGGTGAGGTGAGGCTTCTCGACGGGAACATTCGTGCTCCTCGCGACGCCAAAAGCACGCTTCGGCCTGAAAAGATCGCACGAGCAATCGATCGCATAAACTGTGGCAGGGAGCGAAGGAGTGTTCGCGAGACTAGGGTTACTTGCCTGGGTTGAGCGGCGGTGACGAACTGCCATGGGGGTTTCTTGGGAGCCTTGACCCCGTCGCCATTCTTTACTTCGGAAGACTTTGCGCCCGTTCTGCGCTTCCCTGAAACAGCAACCGGATCAGCACAAATGCCGTGTGAGTTGAATTGGGCACTACGGAGGTAGAGAAGAGGGTAGAAAGATGCGATTACCAGGGAAGACGGCGGGCTGAGCGTCCATGGCGAGTGAGGGGAGATGGGTGGGAGAGCGGGAGTCGAGGACGGGGAGAGATGAAAATGGTAAAAAGGGCGGGAGATTTGAATTCTTTTGAATCAGGGAAATGCTACTCCGAGATGGCGCTTCTTGACCCCCAAAAGTTTCCCCAACAAATCACACCCTAAGAAGGATTCATCGAGCCGAGAAGCCATCGCAATGTGCTAAGCAAGGGGTATTCAGAAAAGAAGTATTCTAATGATTCATTTCATTTTCTCGTCTCAATTATAAAAatacaaaagataaaaaataaaattgcatATAAAAATGgaatttataaatttaataaccttatatttaaaattttgttaGTTAGGTTTCATTATCCTATTAGTTGAAATTTCAATTGGCATTCATGTCATTAGAAATTAACTAATTATAATTACGTTGTTTTATTCTTTAAATTTGTAAGTTTGTATTAACCATAATAAAAATAACTAATCTGTATTCCAAAAATGTATGACACCTATTAAAATTCATAAAGATAAATATGTTAATTTAAATGTTGACTATCATCCAAGTCCTCTCAAGAGAATCGATGTATCATGCTAAATTGATTAATTCATCTTGTTATAAAGATGTCAGTTGACTTAATTCGTAAAAACATTTTTAATCATATAGTAAGATTTTGAGATCAAATTTCATCTTTATAATTTATCCTTCACATAAAAAGAATTATCTTTTGTTTCCTAACTAAATGATTAGGGTATTGATGTGTTATAAATTAAGAACCTTCTCATAGCTGATAACGTCGTATCCAAATCTCCTTTTTGCATTGCAGTAGCCGCCATCCTCTGTTTCTCTTACCTTCCTTTCAATAGCCGCCATCAATATCTTCGGTGTCGGTTGCTATACATGTCATGATGATAAGAAACAGCCATACGAAGTTATCAGCATCAAATGTGAAAGAGAGCTGGCATCAACAATGTGGAAGGCCTAATCAAGTCAATGTCTTCGTCACCATCAGCCTCACCATCTGTAGTTATATAAAATGTATGTTAGGAACTAACAGTAAATAAGATAGTATCAAAACAGTAAACCTAATCCACAAGATAACAATACAGGATATAGAGTACCATGCCCCGAAGATATTAACTAGCTTAGTAGATCACTAAAAGGTCCTGATATCAAATTCTTGATAAAAACTTTTGACTCATTGCATGATCTGAACTTAAATCATGTCATCATCACTTATTctttattatatacatatatatatatatatatatatatatatatatatatatattgcatattTATAAACAAAAAAGGTACAATCCTTCCGCCAAATTACGACATGATGAAGCCCAATAAAACTTCATTACAATAACAAACCTAACTTTCCATGTCAAATGGAAAGGAAGGATGTTGATAGCTCAACCAAGTTCAGGAAAGCTAAGTGAATTGGTTTCAAGTGAAAGGAAGTTAAACCATCTGAATCGAGAGAGTAGGATATTATTGGTTAGATTACCTTGGATGTAAAACAACAGCCTTGAAGTGGATTCCATACATCAATAGCTAACTAGCAGTCAAATGAACAGCAATTCCACTATATTGAACATCATGCTCTCAAGTATCAAGGATCGATTATGACCATCACAAGTCCAGACCCAACCAAAGAGGGGGTAGGTTAGCTGAAGCATCAGTCTCTGATATAGACAAAGACAGAGAATAAACCAAATAAaattctaatcatgtgtttgctACCAAAGTTTACAGAGAGATGCAACATGAAGAATACGAATATAGGGAAAAAGGAGACAAAATGTATAAGGAGATGTCAGAAGTTCAAGAGCAACCCCATTATAGGAAACATACAAGAAAGAAGTGTCATTAAATGCATCGAGTGGGTGCTATCTGTCAAATACAGAAGGATTATTCCTCCAaaaccagaaagaaaaaaaaaattccagtCTAGCAAAAAGAAGTTCATTTGTGACTTCACCTGATGGTTGATTAAGCCTCACAAAGTTGACACAGGTCCACAGTATCATTAAAAAGCCAAAAAGAGAGAGTGACACTAGAGATGAGCCAGAAGGTCTAAAGCAGGTTTAGCATGACAACTGACATCTCTTTAGAGCTATGATAAACATGGCCCTTGAGACCAATATATTATGCTCATCTCTTTTCGTTTCActatgaagaaaatttatcaaatatttGCTAGAACCAAATCGAGGCTTTTGTTGGTATGTGAAAGGATGGTAAATCAGGTGAGAAGTATTCAGCTCCAACAAAGATATAATAGAGCTGGTAACATCAAATCGTCTCATAACTAGAAGAATTGCAAGGAAAAAGTATGAAGCTGTCACAGAATAAACAAAGGCAATCCAtgcatatttaaattaaaaaatctcaTAAAAATACAGTAATAAACATCAGAAAAACAGGCTATTTCATGAACATAATAGAAAAAGACTAAACTAGCCTCTGGAAACACACATGCATGTTGATGTTGAAATATTGGAACTGTGGAGCGGGCATATACAGCAAGAAAACTGAAAAAATTACAAGATCATAGCATGAGAAAAACCTGGTGCTCCGATTCACTTCATCGTAGGGTTGAATCTACTAAGTTGTGAGTTTCCAAGACATTTCACCATGCCATGCAAGATGACTTAATACTTCTCATGCACAAACACCTGAAATAACAATATAAAGATCGAATTGCTTTATGAAAAATTCAACACTGCTTTAGAAATATAACACTGATTCCGTCTCAAAGGCTGTTCAAATGGTAAGTTAAAAAGCCAACAATTGCAGTTTTCTGAAGTATTGGGGCAGATGAGTCAAACTAACCTGTGAGAACTTTTGGTTTGGTCAGATCTACAGTAACTTTTGGTTTGGTCAGATCGCAAAGGAACAATCTTCCAATAGCACCAAGTCTTTCCCTTTAATTATGAGTCTTAAATCTAACAATATCATGTTCTCAATCATCATTTACCATGTTATAAGCCTTAATTatatctacttatttttttaGAATATATAATTAGTTAACCATTGAAAATTCTATCATGTTTCAGTCTCTATTCAACCAACTTCGGCTTTGGCCAATACAACCAATATCGGATGAGTGAATTGAACAAAGACTACAACTCTATAATGCGTAGTAGGATCGAAGAAAGAGACTAACCGAGTATGTTATTTCAAGCATTTCATCAAACAGGTAGCGGCTGCGCCGGCAAGCTCCCGCATTCATACCAGACCTCGAAATCATTCTCCACCTCATTAGCAGCATCCTCCTCTCCCAATCTCCTCGATCCGCACATCAGAAACTCAAACAAGAACTCCCTTTTCCGCCACCATTAAAGGCCTAACGAACCGAGAAATTCCCTTGGTATCCTCCGAGGAGATACACCCCTCGTCACCCTGTAGCAGATCGGTGGCCACGCATCAATTTCATCCCGCAATCTGCACCTCGCCAAGGTGGTGATCATCTCGGCGTGGAGGGCGAGGTCGTGCCGGTACCACGGCTCCCGGCGGTCGGTGCCGAAGGCTTTCACGGTTAGGCGCCACTAATTTCGGCGCTGAAGCTCCGCCAGGACGGCCAGGTGGTCGGCCTTCATGAGGCGGGCAAGGTCAGAAGAGACGATGCTGGGCTCATTGCCGGAGGCTGCGTCGCGCTTCAGGGCCTTTACGGCGAGGATGGCCTCCGTGCTGAGGGTCCGGTTGCCGCGGGGGCCGCAGGTGAGAGCCGGCGAGAGGCCGCGTGGACCTATGGCTCGGGTGGAGAAGTGGCAGTTGAGGGCAGTCGTCGGCTAGGCGCGTGGTTGAGAAGGATGGCGACACCATGGGATGTCGACTGTTCCGCCGGCTTTCTTTATCGTGGGGTTTGGGGCTCGTGAAGTATGTATATCGAACGGCGATGCATAAGAGTGTGAAAGGAGATCGACCGGTGCGGACTGTTTGATTTAATCATACTTATAGCCCAAACAGGCCAAAATATCTTATCATTATATatcattaaagataatatgttgTATAAATAGCGAAGAAAGAAATTGTTAACGTCCTAATTTGGCTGATGTGTCCTGGATATGTATGCGTAAGATTATTGCTTCCGAGATAACGTCAGGCTCTGAGTTACCACGTATACAAATACCAAGGTTTCTAACTCAATCCTTTGACGCTCGAATTAATAACTCGAGATATATATGTGTGAAAacgaatgataaaaaaataatataatttttattatgttgaagatgagcttttatacatgatcgtaaatgagctaaatattttataaaatataatgttTGGAGGTAACCTCTAACTACCTCCAATAGCATACATGTGGAGGATGGGCTCTGTCTTCTCATTTTATCATAAACATCACGTGACGATCACGTATCAAATAATAATTAGCTAATTATGTACTCCTTATCATTGAGTTGGGAGAAAATGTGGGATAATTTTTATATTTCGATGAGGTGCTTTGCCATGGTTGCATTTTAAGTCTCGTAGTTCCTCTTTACTTGGTTCACGACTAGATGTGAGTCGTTGAACACTATCAAGCTCTGGACTTGAAGCTCCTAAGCGAGTCGAAGATCCAGGAGAAGTGCCTCATTTTCGGTTTCATTATTGAAGATTTTAAACTTGAATCGAAGAGCTTgctcatatatttatttatttgggctCTTTAGACGAATCTAGCACTGCCTTTATTTGAGGTGGTGGAACCGTCAATGAAGCATCCATGCGGGTGAAGTGTGCTTGTCAACCTCAAGCTAAGGAGTTAGTTCCGAGACAATGTTTGTCAATGCTTCGGCTTTTATAATAGTTCTCGGATGTGGATGCATCCATATGTGAATATGTGACTGTTTCCCCCCCTTAAGTGAAAGTACTATGAGCTAGAGGCAAAGCCTTATTACTTGAGCATTTATTGTGAGAGTTGGCAAGCGGACGTTCCTATAATATCGAGCCCTTCTAGCACCGAAAATATTGAGAAAAGAAGTCGTTGACACATAATCAACTCAATGTGATCTTGACTCGTATACGTAGGATTGTCTAAGATGCCTCCGATATGAAAAAATCGAGTTCTTAAGGTACCACATGACACTCAAATTAGTAACATGAGATATACGAGTGTGGATGTAAGTGGGAAAAAAGGTGATCCAATTTTCATTATGTTGAAAATGAGCTTTCATATCTTGTCGTAAATGAGTTAATTATTACGTAGAAAGGCAACTTCTAACCGCCTCCCCTTGGTCTCTTATCCATGTAGGTAACAAGTGGGAGAAGCGGGTGGTGGTAGTGGCAACTCATAATTATTTACTTTGGACCCTTGCATATGTGGGTAGACGGGTAGAGGATGACCTCATTCTTCTCCTTTCATCCTGAATATCACATGATGATCACGTGTCAGATGGATGATTGATTGACGATATACTTCTtatcaataaatattatatttaaatcatatacctattaaaaaaagataaaatattattattttcttgtgaTATTTAGGTTTAATCTcacataagatataaaaaaatatagacAACCTATAATAACCATATAAGTTCATTTGAGTTTAGATATTTTGAACCAGTCAATCACACTATTAAATTCGAATTGGACCGT contains the following coding sequences:
- the LOC135641200 gene encoding uncharacterized protein LOC135641200, whose amino-acid sequence is MDAQPAVFPGKRRTGAKSSEVKNGDGVKAPKKPPWQFVTAAQPRPKRAFGVARSTNVPVEKPHLTAKPRKVLAAAPPPPPQLPTGTRKIRAVCIQETKTAAVTKTSRKDEHQEAVGTPTSSTKPTVAGTPYLSALNCSKCKLDQLESSTYWLAQIRLAESTGKHFVSAAFFRLALECHAQPLHRLRIELRDYVTRHQVNSMESVWVDLSRAYGLGKGGLDSDLCDLIQNNSLLAEMNGSMDEPDVDLCNLDRGRVSLAEKDGCSEHDDVDGIAADKSLHDAAEAKANYGDEEKFGNMELIDSASIDTLTGNKCGDATNICCSSNKRVSSSPGKIETAKSCLSTGKDMVVGSVVTQEMSKASANNAARSNHGVGRRNRSCQDTSKNRETDA